The Xanthomonas sp. DAR 80977 nucleotide sequence GCGGCTGCACGCGGCCAAGCACTATGCCGACGGCAAGGGCAAGGAACGCGACGGCAGCCTGGACGACTGGGTCGAGGTGGGCGTGTTCGCCAAGGGACCGTCGGGCAAGGAACGCGACGAGAAGGTGCTGTACCTGCAGCGCCTGCACGTGACCACTCCCGCGCCGACGGTCACGGTGACCGTGGACCGGCTGCCCAGCGAGGCCGGCTTCGATCCGTACAACAAGCTGATCGACCGGGTCTCGGACGACAACCGCAAGCAGGTGACGGTGCAGTGACGGGTGCGGCCGTTCGGCGGCGGCAGGCGCCCCCCGGCAGGCCGGGTGCCGCGTGCCACGGCCTGCGTTGCGCGGCGACGCCTGCCGCACGCAGGGCACTACCGGCGACTCGCTGAACCGCCGGCGGCCAGCGATTCCCAGCACCATACGCTTGGGTATACAGTCGGCTCCAGGTCGGCATCGCGCCGACCGCTCTGGACACACCCTGGGAGGGGACACATGCGCACCACTTTCAAGACCCTGATGCTGGCCCTGCCGCTGAGCGTGGCCGCGTTCGTCGCGCAGGCCGCCGACACCTCGCCGGTCGGCCGCTGGCAGACCATCGACGACGAGACCGGCAAGCCCAAGTCCATCGTGCAGATCGAGCAGGCCGGCAACGGCACGCTGAGCGGCAAGGTGATCGAGATCCTGCAATCGGACAAGGGTCCCAATCCGCTGTGCGACAAGTGCGACGGCGCGCAGAAGGGCAAGCCGATCAAGGGCATGACCATCCTGTGGGGGCTGAAGCCGGACGGGACCGCGGTGTGGAGCGGCGGCTCGGTGCTGGATCCGGCCAAGGGCAAGACCTACAAGGCCAAGGTCACCCTCACCGACGGCGGCAAGAAGCTGCAGATGCGCGGCTACATCGGCATCGAGGCGCTGGGGCGGACGCAGACGTGGATCAGGGAGTGAAGGGCCGGGATTGGGCATTCGGGATTCGGGATTGGTAAAAACGGGGCGCCTTCGGGCGCCCTTGTTTTTCCAGGCAACCACTCCGCACCTGCAAGTAGCGGGAGACCTCCAATCCCGAATCCCGAATCCCCAATCCCGGCTTTCCAGACTAATGCGATAATCGCGATCCCCCAGGATCGCCGTTCGCCATGACCCGCACCGCTCTCGTCACCACCGCCCTGCCCTACGCCAACGGTCCGTTGCACCTGGGCCACCTGGTCGGCTACATCCAGGCCGACATCTGGGTGCGCGCGCGGCGGCTGCGCGGCGACCGCACCTGGTTCGTCTGCGCCGACGATACGCACGGCACGCCGATCATGCTCGCCGCGGAGAAGGCCGGGGTCACCCCGGAGAACTTCATCGCCAGCATCCAGGCCAGCCACGAGCGCGATTTCGCCGCGTTCGGGGTGGCCTTCGACCATTACGACTCGACCAACTCGGCCGCCAACCGCGCGCTGACCGAGGCGTTCTACGCCAAGCTCGACGCCGGCGGCCACATCGCGCGGCGCTCGGTGGCGCAGTTCTACGATCCGGCCAAGGGCATGTTCCTGCCCGACCGCTACATCAAGGGCATCTGCCCCAACTGCGGCAGCGCCGACCAGTACGGCGACAACTGCGAGGTGTGCGGCGCGACCTACGCGCCGACCGAGCTGAAGGAGCCGAAGTCGGTGATCTCCGGCGCCACCCCGGAACTGCGCGACTCCGAGCACTTCTTCTTCGAGGTCGGCCGCTTCGACGGCTTCCTGCGGCAGTGGCTGGCCGGCGACGTGGCCCTGCCCGGGGTCAAGGCCAAGCTGATGGAGTGGCTGGACAGCGAAGGCGGGCTGCGCGCCTGGGACATCTCGCGCGATGCGCCGTACTTCGGCTTCGAGATCCCCGGCCAGCCGGGCAAGTATTTCTACGTGTGGCTGGACGCGCCGATCGGCTACCTGAGCAGCTTCCAGACCCTGTGCGCGAGCCTGGGCGAAGCGTTCGAACCGCACCTGGCGGCGGGCACCGAGACCGAACTGCACCATTTCATCGGCAAGGACATCGTCAACTTCCACGGCCTGTTCTGGCCGGCGGTGCTGCACGGCACCGGCCACCGCGCGCCGACCCGGCTGCACGTCAACGGCTACCTGATGGTGGACGGCGCCAAGATGTCCAAGTCGCGCGGCACCTTCGTGATGGCGCGCACCTACCTGGACGTGGGCCTGGAGCCGGAGGCGCTGCGCTACTACTTCGCCGCCAAGTCCTCCGGCGGCGTCGACGATCTGGATTTGAACCTGGGCGACTTCGTGGCGCGGGTCAATGCCGACCTGGTCGGCAAGTTCGTCAACCTGGCCAGCCGCTGCGCCGGCTTCATCGACAAGCGCTTCGGCGGCCGGCTCGCCGACGCGCTGCCCGACCCGGCGCAGTACGCGCGCTTCGTCGCCGCACTGGCGCCGATCCGCGAGGCCTACGAGCGCAACGACGCGGCCAGCGCGATCCGCCAGACCATGGCGCTGGCCGACGAGGCCAACAAGTACATCGACGAGCACAAGCCGTGGGTGATCGCCAAGCAGGACGGCGCCGATGCGCAGCTGCAGGCGGTGTGCACGCAAGGCCTGAACCTGTTCCGGGTGCTGGCCGGCGCGCTGAAGCCGGTGTTGCCGCGCACCAGCGCCGAGGCCGAAGCGTTCCTGTCCGCGCCGCTGGCGGCCTGGGAAGACCTCGACGCGCCGCTGCTGGCGCACGTCATCCAGTCCTACACCCCCCTGTTCACCCGAATCGACCCCAAACTGATCGACGCCATGACCGACGCCTCCAAGGACACCCTCGCCCCCGCGCCCGCCGCCGCCAAGCCGGCGCCGGCCAAGACCGAAGCGAAAGCCGCCGCAAATCCCGAATCCCCACTCCCGAATCCCGGCCTCATCGGCATCGACGATTTCGCCAAGCTCGACCTGCGCATCGGCAAGGTGCTGGTGTGCGAATTCGTCGAGGGTTCGGACAAGCTGCTGCGCTTCGAACTGGACGCCGGCGAACTGGGCAAGCGGCAGATCTTCTCCGGCATCCGCGGCAGCTACGCCGAGCCGGAAACGCTGGTCGGCCGCAACGTGGTGTTCATCGCCAACCTGGCCCCGCGCAAGATGCGCTTCGGCCTCAGCGAAGGCATGATCCTGTCGGCCGGTTTCGACGGCGGCGCGCTGGCGCTGCTCGACGCCGACGGCGGCGCGCAGCCGGGCATGCCGGTGCGTTGACGGCCGGGATTGGGGAATCGGGATTGGGGATTCGTTGACGCGGATCCCTTGCCCGATTCACTTCATGACGCGCTTTGCGAATCCCCAATGCCGAATCCCCAATCCCTTGCTCTTTTCGACTTCGATCACACGGTCACCACCGGCGACAGCTACTCGCGTTTCCTGCGCCGCGTCGCCACGCCGCGGCAGCTGGCGCAGGCGAAGTGGTCGGTGGGGCCGTGGCTGGCCGGCTATCGGCTGGGCCTGGTCTCGGCGCATGCGCTGCGCAAGCGGGTCACCCGCATCGTGTTCGCCGGCCGTGCCGCGGCGGAGATCGCCGCGCAGGCCGAGGCCTACGCGCAGCAGGTGCTGCCGACGTTGCTGCGCCCGGAGATGATGCAACGCATCGCCTGGCATCGGGCGCAGGGCGACAGCGTGGTGCTGGTGTCCGGGTCGCTGGACCTGTACCTGCAACCGTGGTGCGCGCAGCATGGGCTGGCGTTGATCTGCAACCGCCTGGAAACGCGCGACGGCCAGCTGAGCGGCCGCTACGCCGATGGCGACTGCGGCCCGCTCAAGGCCGAGCTGATCCGCGCGCACTACGATGTGGCCGCCTACCCGCGCGTCTACGCCTACGGCGACAGCCGCGAAGACCGGCCGATGCTGGCGCTGGCCCACGAGCGCTGGTACGGCGGACGCCGCATCGCCTGAGCATGGCCGTGCACGCAGAACAGGCGGCGTGCCCCGGATCGGCCCTGACCGTTCTTCCGGCCCGCCCAACCAAACGTGCCGAAAGCAGACACCGGCGGACCGGCATCGGTGGCCGCTGCCGCGCCA carries:
- a CDS encoding DUF2147 domain-containing protein; translated protein: MRTTFKTLMLALPLSVAAFVAQAADTSPVGRWQTIDDETGKPKSIVQIEQAGNGTLSGKVIEILQSDKGPNPLCDKCDGAQKGKPIKGMTILWGLKPDGTAVWSGGSVLDPAKGKTYKAKVTLTDGGKKLQMRGYIGIEALGRTQTWIRE
- a CDS encoding HAD-IB family hydrolase — protein: MPNPQSLALFDFDHTVTTGDSYSRFLRRVATPRQLAQAKWSVGPWLAGYRLGLVSAHALRKRVTRIVFAGRAAAEIAAQAEAYAQQVLPTLLRPEMMQRIAWHRAQGDSVVLVSGSLDLYLQPWCAQHGLALICNRLETRDGQLSGRYADGDCGPLKAELIRAHYDVAAYPRVYAYGDSREDRPMLALAHERWYGGRRIA
- the metG gene encoding methionine--tRNA ligase, whose amino-acid sequence is MTRTALVTTALPYANGPLHLGHLVGYIQADIWVRARRLRGDRTWFVCADDTHGTPIMLAAEKAGVTPENFIASIQASHERDFAAFGVAFDHYDSTNSAANRALTEAFYAKLDAGGHIARRSVAQFYDPAKGMFLPDRYIKGICPNCGSADQYGDNCEVCGATYAPTELKEPKSVISGATPELRDSEHFFFEVGRFDGFLRQWLAGDVALPGVKAKLMEWLDSEGGLRAWDISRDAPYFGFEIPGQPGKYFYVWLDAPIGYLSSFQTLCASLGEAFEPHLAAGTETELHHFIGKDIVNFHGLFWPAVLHGTGHRAPTRLHVNGYLMVDGAKMSKSRGTFVMARTYLDVGLEPEALRYYFAAKSSGGVDDLDLNLGDFVARVNADLVGKFVNLASRCAGFIDKRFGGRLADALPDPAQYARFVAALAPIREAYERNDAASAIRQTMALADEANKYIDEHKPWVIAKQDGADAQLQAVCTQGLNLFRVLAGALKPVLPRTSAEAEAFLSAPLAAWEDLDAPLLAHVIQSYTPLFTRIDPKLIDAMTDASKDTLAPAPAAAKPAPAKTEAKAAANPESPLPNPGLIGIDDFAKLDLRIGKVLVCEFVEGSDKLLRFELDAGELGKRQIFSGIRGSYAEPETLVGRNVVFIANLAPRKMRFGLSEGMILSAGFDGGALALLDADGGAQPGMPVR